In a single window of the Oscarella lobularis chromosome 2, ooOscLobu1.1, whole genome shotgun sequence genome:
- the LOC136199987 gene encoding reelin-like isoform X3 translates to MRQSLVLPSLATVCLLALIAGSIQADTADCTEYGVLLRDDFEASPARKSPDNRQWSETHGVVVNNTCSSRGVLAGKSAVFNGRYRRTLVTRDLASDVITAVRLDAISCFSFSGSVIAQLSYSTNGGIDYRQAKNFTVSSFGSSMVYELPSFPNDAYVRIRLREVSLFTGIADYHTWEVDNFVVYGKPPLSLATDFDTVAACNEGLTWIGSSVQPSDDGNALIFTSSTSPSSSKERVASTVPINLDSSVPLGSGKRQIIFAHDFSSSTTFGRSSSWKAISGGVITASRCAAYGTDDQAFFSGTSSRFIETNPLDLEHADKLDFWIVIGGSGCRYASYNGEDISVEYALENNPSSYIRMHLLEHNMYTKPQLVSVRLPFLARTSRTTIRWRQTYDNSEWSLNHVVISGVHPTEFSSFPAEFSSSTTFGSFSYWAAISGGQVSSRPDCFAYGSGYQAFFYQSGPRFIKTQPLDLRNIETVTFWIVIGGSGCEVAESVNKSVVVEYAYHSSNFRIIEFLKNDGYQNNQYAEVFLPLEARTASTTIRWRQLQHDGYWNDEWSINNIRFTGSVIPVIEQFSADFTSSTTFGSQSLWARISGGSVTDAAKCRAYGVNQAFFSQSEERFIQTQPLDLRSAAYLHFRIAFGGGCEPADSGESVVVEYSSSQNSTFIVMYTVEPHVTSVSVLLPLSARTASTAIRWRQMKHSGKNLDEWSLNHITFTRPSNFPSYFSSSTAFGESGLYWSAISGGNVSDSYHHPCRAYGYGYQAFFDQSSPRYIRTQALDLQSVRAISFWIVLGGSGCGTATTQESIVVEYWAPQYSTFRPLQYLSYNSYQSPQEVEVALPIAAQAASTTIQWRQLSNRGSGLAQWALNNIKFILDVNFPSNFTASLQNQSWASISGGFITSSSSCYAFGGPGSYQAFFSGWQDRYIATQPLDLRKAEELVFWIVLGIDGCNSASFDESVVVEYASLPLNFKTMLTVYRRWPSRLQIPLPLDAQTPSTVIRWRQLAFSSGGDAEWAINGVYFVAEVIGRFSESFPSDFSASTTFGDFSNWAELSGGTITEHSHCHSYGTYQAFFSSNRYRERYIRTQPLDLRKMKELTFWFVLGSGGSCNSAERGESVVVEFATSAQNHSFTTMNQLGYNAYKVSKLVKVALPAEAKTASTAIQWRQLSHSGSNDKWSINHVAFIPEVLLGKNFPSDFSEAITFGQLSEWGSISGGSITSTAKCNAYGVYQAFFNQSGVRSIQTQPLDLTETELLIFWIIIGGGQCDPAEGGESVVVEYTHSNRANFALLLTLVYNAYRSSRPVTIKLPSDARKRATVIRWRQLKHSNRGLDEWALNHVAFSSGGREKFLQFDLIMEKSAQDVSSYDINLEYSVDLGQKWQPVVTACNPTTSLQCKTMMPFSVYKSVLFHSWARIQIKLDDAVISSRTQFRYKQPSFSSTANWAIDNVYIGNSCPGDCSGHGKCIITAVGKAQSVVCGGNDDGRACTFPFFFNGIQYYSCIVRGREHPWCATTSNYDTDRRWGYCENMSV, encoded by the exons ATGCGTCAAAGTCTCGTTCTTCCGTCGCTTGCAACAGTTTGTCTTCTCGCACTTATAGCAGGTTCTATTCAAGCCGATACTG CAGATTGCACTGAATATGGCGTTCTTCTGAGAGACGATTTTGAAGCTTCGCCTGCAAGAAAGTCTCCAGACAACAGACAATG GTCGGAAACGCATGGCGTTGTGGTGAACAACACTTGCTCAAGCAGGGGCGTATTGGCGGGGAAATCCGCCGTGTTTAATGgaagatatcgaagaacgCTG GTTACTCGCGATTTGGCTTCGGATGTGATCACCGCTGTCCGATTGGATGCGATCTCCTGCTTTTCATTTTCTGGGAGCGTGATTGCGCAGCTTTCTTACTCTACCAATGGCGGCATCGATTATCGCCAAGCAAAGAACTTCAC AGTCTCTTCATTTGGAAGTAGCATGGTCTATGAATTGCCGTCTTTTCCTAACGACGCGTACGTTCGAATTCGACTGCGTGAAGTGTCGCTATTCACCGGAATAGCGGACTACCACACGTGGGAAGTAGATAACTTTGTTGTCTACGGGAAGCCCCCTTTGTCCTTAGCTACCGATTTTGACACGGTAGCTGCTTGTAATGAAGGACTGACTTGGATAGGTTCCAGCGTACAG CCATCCGATGACGGAAATGCTTTGATTTTTACCAGCAGTACATCACCCTCTTCATCTAAAGAACGCGTTGCCTCTACTGTGCCTATCAACCTCGACTCTTCTGTTCCACTAGGATCAGGCAAACGACAAATTATCTTTGCTCACGATTTCAGCTCATCAACAACGTTTGG GCGATCTAGTTCGTGGAAAGCCATTTCTGGAGGTGTCATTACCGCCAGCCGCTGCGCAGCCTATGGAACTGACGATCAGGCTTTTTTCAGTGGAACCTCAAGCCGATTTATTGAAACCAATCCACTTGATTTGGAGCATGCAGA CAAGCTGGATTTTTGGATTGTTATTGGTGGAAGTGGATGCAGGTACGCGTCGTATAATGGCGAAGATATTTCGGTAGAGTACGCTCTGGAGAACAATCCTTCAAGTTACATCAGAATGCACTTACTGGAGCATAACA TGTACACTAAGCCCCAGTTGGTTAGTGTgcgtcttccttttcttgcgAGAACTTCGCGCACAACAATACGCTGGCGACAAACATACGACAATTCTGAATGGTCTTTGAACCACGTGGTCATTAGTGGCGTTCATCCAACagaattctcttcttttccggccgaattttcttcttccacaACGTTTGG TTCGTTTAGCTATTGGGCAGCTATCTCAGGTGGCCAAGTCTCAAGCAGACCCGACTGCTTCGCTTACGGATCGGGCTACCAAGCTTTTTTTTACCAATCAGGACCACGATTTATTAAAACACAGCCGCTAGATCTGCGAAACATTGA AACGGTGACATTTTGGATTGTAATCGGTGGCAGCGGCTGCGAAGTTGCAGAATCAGTAAATAAGTCGGTCGTAGTTGAGTATGCCTATCACAGCTCAAACTTTCGGATCATTGAGTTTCTTAAGAACGACG GCTATCAAAACAATCAGTATGCTGAAGTTTTTCTTCCCCTTGAAGCAAGAACTGCTAGTACTACCATTCGCTGGCGCCAACTGCAACATGACGGATATTGGAATGATGAATGGTCTATTAACAACATTCGGTTTACTGGATCTGTTATTCCCGTTATTGAACAATTTTCTGCTGATTTCACTTCTTCTACAACGTTTGG ATCTCAGAGTCTGTGGGCAAGAATTTCTGGTGGATCTGTGACTGACGCTGCTAAATGTCGCGCCTACGGAGTTAACCAGGCCTTCTTTAGCCAAAGCGAAGAACGTTTTATCCAAACGCAACCGCTGGATTTGCGAAGCGCTGC TTATTTGCACTTTCGGATTGCATTTGGCGGAGGATGTGAGCCGGCTGATTCTGGTGAATCTGTGGTCGTAGaatattcttcttctcaaaaTTCTACTTTCATTGTGATGTACACCGTTGAACCCCACG TCACCTCAGTCTCCGTTTTGTTACCACTGTCTGCAAGAACTGCGAGCACGGCGATCCGTTGGCGTCAAATGAAGCACAGCGGAAAGAATTTAGATGAGTGGTCACTGAATCACATAACGTTTACCAGACCAAGCAATTTTCCTTCTTATTTTTCATCTTCTACTGCATTTGG GGAAAGCGGATTGTACTGGTCTGCCATTTCCGGAGGAAATGTATCAGATTCATATCATCATCCTTGCAGAGCGTATGGATATGGATACCAGGCGTTTTTTGACCAAAGCAGCCCACGCTACATTCGAACGCAGGCTTTGGATCTGCAAAGCGTTAG AGCAATTTCCTTTTGGATTGTCTTGGGTGGAAGTGGCTGCGGTACTGCTACGACGCAAGAATCTATCGTAGTAGAGTACTGGGCTCCCCAATACTCTACTTTTCGCCCACTGCAGTACCTTTCCTATAACT CCTATCAATCACCACAAGAAGTCGAGGTTGCGTTGCCTATCGCAGCTCAAGCTGCTTCAACAACGATTCAATGGCGCCAATTATCTAATCGAGGAAGCGGATTAGCTCAATGGGCACTCAATAATATTAAGTTCattcttgacgtcaattttccCAGCAACTTCACTGCTTCGCTTCA GAATCAAAGCTGGGCAAGTATTAGCGGAGGGTTCATCACTAGTTCATCTTCCTGTTACGCTTTTGGCGGTCCCGGATCGTACCAGGCTTTCTTTAGCGGTTGGCAGGATCGATACATTGCCACGCAACCTCTTGATTTGAGAAAGGCCGA GGAACTAGTGTTTTGGATTGTACTTGGAATAGATGGCTGCAACTCTGCGTCATTTGATGAATCAGTGGTCGTGGAGTACGCTTCTTTGCCGTTGAATTTCAAAACTATGCTGACAGTATACC GGCGTTGGCCGTCTCGTCTTCAAATACCTCTCCCTCTTGATGCTCAAACTCCCAGTACGGTAATTCGGTGGCGCCAGCTCGCTTTCAGTTCTGGCGGTGATGCCGAATGGGCAATAAATGGTGTGTACTTTGTTGCTGAAGTCATTGGACGTTTCAGTGAAAGCTTTCCGTCCGATTTTTCTGCCTCAACGACATTTGG CGATTTCAGCAATTGGGCTGAACTTTCTGGAGGGACAATAACAGAGCACTCCCACTGCCATTCATACGGCACATACCAAGCCTTTTTCAGTAGTAACCGTTACAGAGAGCGATACATTCGAACACAACCGCTGGACCTTCGCAAAATGAA AGAGCTGACGTTTTGGTTCGTGCTTGGCAGTGGTGGTTCTTGTAATTCTGCTGAAAGGGGAGAGTCTGTAGTTGTAGAATTTGCTACATCAGCTCAAAATCATTCGTTCACTACTATGAACCAACTTGGTTATAACG CCTATAAAGTTTCGAAACTAGTGAAAGTTGCTTTGCCAGCTGAAGCTAAGACAGCAAGCACAGCCATTCAGTGGAGACAGCTTTCTCACTCAGGATCTAACGACAAATGGTCTATTAATCACGTTGCATTTATTCCTGAAGTGCTATTAGGAAAAAACTTTCCTTCCGACTTTTCAGAAGCAATAACGTTCGG TCAGTTAAGCGAATGGGGAAGCATATCAGGTGGATCAATAACAAGCACGGCAAAATGCAACGCATATGGAGTTTACCAAGCGTTTTTCAATCAGTCGGGTGTTCGGTCAATTCAGACCCAACCTCTAGATTTAACGGAAACCGA ACTGCTTATTTTCTGGATTATCATTGGTGGCGGTCAATGTGATCCGGCAGAGGGAGGGGAGTCAGTCGTTGTAGAATACACCCACTCAAATAGAGCAAATTTCGCGCTATTGCTCACGCTTGTCTACAACG CTTATCGGTCATCTCGGCCAGTCACAATAAAATTGCCTTCTGATGCCCGAAAACGAGCAACAGTTATCCGTTGGCGTCAACTTAAGCACAGCAATAGAGGATTAGATGAATGGGCTCTTAATCACGTTGCTTTTTCCAGTGGGGGTCGAGAAAAATTTCTACAGTTTGACTTAATTATGGAAAAATCAGCTCAGGATGTATCAAGCTATGACATTAATTTGGAGTACTCTGTCGATCTGGGGCAAAAATGGCAACCAGTTGTTACAGCATGCAACCCTACAACGTCACTGCAATGCAAAACTATGATG CCTTTTAGTGTTTACAAATCCGTCCTATTCCACTCCTGGGCAAGaatacaaattaaattagaCGATGCTGTAATCAGCAGTCGAACCCAGTTTCGATACAAACAACCAAGCTTTT
- the LOC136200358 gene encoding uncharacterized protein isoform X1, with product MSHANVVTDNVEFAADGNVVCRSGYRLMVIDGRGVRVCESSHAHRIEDTGESDLSDNLNERDCLVDKLLADPSVIGSPVIIETAEMTRADVLEHIWHFLIATNGARIWYLGPSEMILGNWCLSDGTIVTFSDIFEIYHKVFRNKLLTIVSDCPSSGQWVVDCGMKLDSLAISPCGHNARDAGIFLAIYSSCLPEEIAREGWFATRGFSIDSSGRMAFLVTSDGDLTTLGFDFTKIRCWNGPDEECCIDATSKWMRPSPVRLVQHQEQWLLVERSKLAAFKLQVNNGFSAAEGIVEVLKKDKEECKPSRSLYRTCRDHFQEQDLSKRLPFLSSGVPFDYEKALLGGSVIIPRLNINLMGPDGVGKTCLRRHLLGLPFQHQPSTQGVEAQVAITSGRGWMEVNEEDKEQIVKRTIARQVMKVNLMDSSFEENLMFVTRFIINHLIEEEMIAQHLILEEEAEFGLEIGESRSNEVTATENPESILLPEIVAEDCMGPSSSNSEIDEKFRSLFDEKLGLTQDIADQIAAYSKDEVTAREEVEELVVNIRDQAGQGRFLMTHSSLTACRSPFQSTINILVFDVCKPLDEETVSLFRRDPKGKGERQEPHRVTSTPLRNFEHWIASQLIAKDERDDAAHLGKVLDERLSYPLFLFVATHGDAKGITPKLLARQNQLLRQLIRKCKIESHLLILGKIQPRQNFLKKMSSAFSSLFTSARFPEADASELGENRVYCLVDNTLSGTVSDDPTIKDIKEKGKQMAVMYWTSQPPIPLLWLTLMRVLASFRQRTGRPIMRLSEIYSLESRLADTHRKLFLPDDTIDAAIAYLNSCNAVLHFSDVPELRNIVFTDPQWLYDVMAIFVTPPDCVSLRNRHMHEPMRAVYETGVMVWSLASHILREKARIKEEDVPVMLNVLHLFDIICPDDEDIVRPGMDFFVPCLLTDYKEQLDSIVPVSPALSSPPSLLFRSTNVPVVPESLFLRLVSRCVKHFRYAHNSPILKRNRCLFFLEDRLKLELRYEQDGFLIAVTLTSVAKQASVQSKAYSKHCLRIRQFITTQLDEAKKRGMIGLRLKLYVQYSDKDAVDALKEDDMIPLTEYRPKLGQCLTTHSDRPIDDSDLFGLHHWYTTATVEVADETESGSIGGAMTNLKGFTWPNLEDDSMFLSVASCIAEAGRGKWRTVGIYLGMHREVKDTKFSVMSDDKERMLVLLHDWRDKEGPRAPASLIRKACDGADILHDVEHLLLKKQSDQQSA from the exons ATGTCGCACGCAAACGTCGTTACCGACAATGTCGAGTTCGCAGCGGATGGAAACGTCGTCTGTAGATCTGGATACCGTCTTATGGTTATCGACGGAAGAGGAGTCCGCGTATGTGAGTCTTCACACGCACACAGAATCGAAGATACAGGAGAATCAGATCTTTCTGACAACTTGAATGAACGAGATTGTCTTGTCGACAAGCTATTGGCTGATCCGAGTGTGATTGGATCGCCAGTGATAATCGAAACCGCAGAGATGACCCGCGCCGATGTTCTCGAACATATTTGGCACTTTTTGATCGCAACTAACGGGG CTCGAATCTGGTACTTGGGCCCTAGCGAAATGATCCTGGGCAATTGGTGCTTGTCCGATGGAACAATTGTTACCTTTAGTGACATCTTCGAAATATATCATAAAGTCTTCAGAAATAAACTTCTCACGATAGTGAGTGACTGCCCGTCATCCGGCCAGTGGGTTGTTGACTGTGGCATGAAATTAGATTCCCTTGCAATCAGTCCGTGCGGGCATAATGCCAGAGACGCGGGCATTTTTCTTGCGATCTACTCGTCGTGTCTACCAGAGGAAATAGCAAGAGAAGGGTGGTTCGCTACCCGAGGGTTTTCTATTGATTCAAGCGGTCGAATGGCCTTTCTGGTGACGTCAGATGGCGATCTAACGACGTTAGGGTTTGACTTCACAAAAATTCGATGTTGGAACGGTCCGGACGAAGAGTGCTGCATAGATGCAACAAGCAAATGGATGCGTCCGTCGCCTGTTCGCCTTGTTCAGCACCAAGAACAGTGGCTGCTCGTAGAACGGTCTAAATTGGCCGCTTTTAAACTACAAGTGAATAACGGGTTTTCTGCTGCTGAAGGAATAGTAGAAGTGCTAAAGAAGGACAAGGAGGAATGTAAGCCAAGCCGGTCTTTGTACAGAACATGCCGAGATCATTTTCAGGAGCAGGACTTGTCAAAGCGTTTGC CTTTTCTGTCGTCTGGGGTACCTTTTGATTACGAGAAGGCTCTGCTTGGAGGATCAGTGATTATTCCTcggctaaatattaatttgatgGGTCCTGATGGCGTTGGAAAGACCTGTCTGCGTCGTCATTTACTCGGACTGCCCTTTCAGCATCAGCCGAGCACGCAGGGAGTTGAAGCTCAAGTTGCTATAACGTCCGGAAGAGGTTGGATGGAGGTGAACGAAGAAGATAAAGAGCAGATTGTGAAGAGAACGATTGCGAGGCAGGTAATGAAAGTAAACTTGATGGATTCGAGCTTTGAGGAAAACCTTATGTTTGTTACGAGGTTTATTATTAATCATCttattgaagaagaaatgatAGCGCAACATCTTATACTAGAAGAAGAGGCTGAATTCGGCCTAGAGATAGGCGAAAGTAGAAGCAACGAAGTGACGGCGACAGAGAATCCTGAGTCGATTTTGCTACCCGAAATAGTCGCAGAAGATTGCATGGGGCCAAGCAGTTCTAATtcagaaatcgacgaaaagttCCGTTCCTTGTTTGACGAAAAACTCGGTTTGACTCAAGACATTGCAGATCAAATTGCAGCCTACAGCAAAGACGAGGTCACTGCGagagaagaagtcgaagagcTCGTTGTTAATATTCGCGATCAAGCGGGACAGGGTAGATTCTTAATGACCCACAGTAGCCTGACAGCATGTCGGTCACCTTTCCAGTCAACCATCAATATCCTTGTTTTTGACGTCTGCAAGCCTCTTGACGAAGAGACCGTCTCTCTGTTTCGACGCGAtccaaagggaaaaggcgaaCGACAGGAGCCACATCGCGTGACGTCTACTCCTTTGAGAAATTTCGAACATTGGATTGCGTCCCAATTGATAGCAAAAGACGAGCGTGACGATGCTGCTCATTTGGGCAAAGTGCTAGACGAACGGCTTTCATACCCCTTGTTTCTGTTTGTTGCCACGCACGGTGATGCAAAAGGCATCACACCGAAACTTTTGGCGCGTCAAAATCAACTATTGCGACAATTGATTAGAAAGTGCAAGATAGAATCTCACCTTTTGATCCTAGGGAAAATTCAGCctcgtcaaaattttttgaaaaaaatgtctTCCGCTTTTTCGAGTTTATTTACGTCGGCGCGTTTTCCTGAGGCCGACGCATCAGAGCTAGGCGAAAACAGAGTATACTGCCTTGTTGATAACACACTCTCGGGTACAGTCAGCGATGATCCTACCATCAAAGATAttaaagagaaaggaaagcaGATGGCAGTAATGTATTGGACCAGTCAACCACCGATTCCTTTGCTATGGCTTACTCTGATGAGAGTTCTTGCGTCTTTTCGCCAGCGAACCGGCCGCCCAATCATGCGTTTGTCAGAAATTTATAGTCTGGAAAGTCGTTTAGCAGATACTCACCGGAAACTGTTTCTTCCCGACGATACAATCGACGCAGCAATAGCGTATCTGAATAGTTGCAATGCCGTGCTTCACTTTTCTGACGTTCCGGAGCTTCGAAACATCGTCTTTACCGATCCGCAGTGGCTGTACGACGTCATGGCAATTTTTGTTACGCCTCCAGATTGCGTTTCGCTTCGCAATCGGCACATGCACGAACCCATGCGTGCCGTCTACGAAACAGGCGTCATGGTTTGGAGTCTTGCTAGTCACATTCTCAGAGAGAAGGCGCgaatcaaagaagaagacgtgcCAGTTATGCTAAACGTGCTTCATCTTTTTGACATCATTTGTCCtgatgacgaagacatcGTAAGGCCTGGAATGGATTTCTTCGTTCCGTGTCTTCTTACTGACTATAAGGAACAACTAGATTCTATTGTCCCCGTGTCTCCGGCCCTGTCATCTCCACCGTcccttctctttcgttcaACTAACGTTCCTGTTGTTCCCGAATCGCTCTTCCTCCGCCTGGTTTCTCGATGCGTGAAGCATTTTCGATACGCGCACAATTCGCCAATTCTGAAACGGAACCgatgtctcttctttcttgaaGATCGACTCAAATTGGAACTTCGCTACGAACAAGACGGTTTCCTAATAGCCGTCACTCTAACATCGGTGGCAAAACAAGCGTCGGTACAAAGCAAGGCTTACAGCAAGCACTGCCTGAGAATTCGTCAATTCATCACGACCCAACTGGACGAAGCGAAAAAACGCGGAATGATAGGACTTCGTCTGAAATTGTACGTTCAGTATTCAGACAAAGACGCCGTTGACGCTTTGAAAGAGGATGACATGATACCTCTCACTGAATATCGTCCAAAGTTAGGACAATGTTTGACAACGCACTCTGACAGGCCTATAGATGATTCTGACTTGTTTGGACTGCATCATTGGTACACCACTGCGACTGTTGAAGTAGCTGATGAAACAGAGAGCGGATCCATTGGTGGTGCAATGACCAATTTGAAAGGATTTACTTGGCCAAATCTGGAAGATGACTCTATGTTTTTGTCGGTCGCCTCTTGTATTGCCGAAGCGGGCAGAGGTAAATGGAGAACAGTGGGAATTTATCTCGGAATGCACAGGGAAGTAAAAGATACAAAGTTTTCGGTTATGAGCGATGATAAAGAGAGAATGCTCGTTCTGTTGCACGACTGGAGAGACAAAGAGGGCCCAAGAGCGCCGGCATCATTGATAAGAAAAGCCTGCGATGGCGCTGACATTTTGCATGACGTGGAACACCTGCTATTGAAGAAGCAGTCAGACCAGCAATCAGCCTAG
- the LOC136200358 gene encoding uncharacterized protein isoform X2, whose translation MAFLVTSDGDLTTLGFDFTKIRCWNGPDEECCIDATSKWMRPSPVRLVQHQEQWLLVERSKLAAFKLQVNNGFSAAEGIVEVLKKDKEECKPSRSLYRTCRDHFQEQDLSKRLPFLSSGVPFDYEKALLGGSVIIPRLNINLMGPDGVGKTCLRRHLLGLPFQHQPSTQGVEAQVAITSGRGWMEVNEEDKEQIVKRTIARQVMKVNLMDSSFEENLMFVTRFIINHLIEEEMIAQHLILEEEAEFGLEIGESRSNEVTATENPESILLPEIVAEDCMGPSSSNSEIDEKFRSLFDEKLGLTQDIADQIAAYSKDEVTAREEVEELVVNIRDQAGQGRFLMTHSSLTACRSPFQSTINILVFDVCKPLDEETVSLFRRDPKGKGERQEPHRVTSTPLRNFEHWIASQLIAKDERDDAAHLGKVLDERLSYPLFLFVATHGDAKGITPKLLARQNQLLRQLIRKCKIESHLLILGKIQPRQNFLKKMSSAFSSLFTSARFPEADASELGENRVYCLVDNTLSGTVSDDPTIKDIKEKGKQMAVMYWTSQPPIPLLWLTLMRVLASFRQRTGRPIMRLSEIYSLESRLADTHRKLFLPDDTIDAAIAYLNSCNAVLHFSDVPELRNIVFTDPQWLYDVMAIFVTPPDCVSLRNRHMHEPMRAVYETGVMVWSLASHILREKARIKEEDVPVMLNVLHLFDIICPDDEDIVRPGMDFFVPCLLTDYKEQLDSIVPVSPALSSPPSLLFRSTNVPVVPESLFLRLVSRCVKHFRYAHNSPILKRNRCLFFLEDRLKLELRYEQDGFLIAVTLTSVAKQASVQSKAYSKHCLRIRQFITTQLDEAKKRGMIGLRLKLYVQYSDKDAVDALKEDDMIPLTEYRPKLGQCLTTHSDRPIDDSDLFGLHHWYTTATVEVADETESGSIGGAMTNLKGFTWPNLEDDSMFLSVASCIAEAGRGKWRTVGIYLGMHREVKDTKFSVMSDDKERMLVLLHDWRDKEGPRAPASLIRKACDGADILHDVEHLLLKKQSDQQSA comes from the exons ATGGCCTTTCTGGTGACGTCAGATGGCGATCTAACGACGTTAGGGTTTGACTTCACAAAAATTCGATGTTGGAACGGTCCGGACGAAGAGTGCTGCATAGATGCAACAAGCAAATGGATGCGTCCGTCGCCTGTTCGCCTTGTTCAGCACCAAGAACAGTGGCTGCTCGTAGAACGGTCTAAATTGGCCGCTTTTAAACTACAAGTGAATAACGGGTTTTCTGCTGCTGAAGGAATAGTAGAAGTGCTAAAGAAGGACAAGGAGGAATGTAAGCCAAGCCGGTCTTTGTACAGAACATGCCGAGATCATTTTCAGGAGCAGGACTTGTCAAAGCGTTTGC CTTTTCTGTCGTCTGGGGTACCTTTTGATTACGAGAAGGCTCTGCTTGGAGGATCAGTGATTATTCCTcggctaaatattaatttgatgGGTCCTGATGGCGTTGGAAAGACCTGTCTGCGTCGTCATTTACTCGGACTGCCCTTTCAGCATCAGCCGAGCACGCAGGGAGTTGAAGCTCAAGTTGCTATAACGTCCGGAAGAGGTTGGATGGAGGTGAACGAAGAAGATAAAGAGCAGATTGTGAAGAGAACGATTGCGAGGCAGGTAATGAAAGTAAACTTGATGGATTCGAGCTTTGAGGAAAACCTTATGTTTGTTACGAGGTTTATTATTAATCATCttattgaagaagaaatgatAGCGCAACATCTTATACTAGAAGAAGAGGCTGAATTCGGCCTAGAGATAGGCGAAAGTAGAAGCAACGAAGTGACGGCGACAGAGAATCCTGAGTCGATTTTGCTACCCGAAATAGTCGCAGAAGATTGCATGGGGCCAAGCAGTTCTAATtcagaaatcgacgaaaagttCCGTTCCTTGTTTGACGAAAAACTCGGTTTGACTCAAGACATTGCAGATCAAATTGCAGCCTACAGCAAAGACGAGGTCACTGCGagagaagaagtcgaagagcTCGTTGTTAATATTCGCGATCAAGCGGGACAGGGTAGATTCTTAATGACCCACAGTAGCCTGACAGCATGTCGGTCACCTTTCCAGTCAACCATCAATATCCTTGTTTTTGACGTCTGCAAGCCTCTTGACGAAGAGACCGTCTCTCTGTTTCGACGCGAtccaaagggaaaaggcgaaCGACAGGAGCCACATCGCGTGACGTCTACTCCTTTGAGAAATTTCGAACATTGGATTGCGTCCCAATTGATAGCAAAAGACGAGCGTGACGATGCTGCTCATTTGGGCAAAGTGCTAGACGAACGGCTTTCATACCCCTTGTTTCTGTTTGTTGCCACGCACGGTGATGCAAAAGGCATCACACCGAAACTTTTGGCGCGTCAAAATCAACTATTGCGACAATTGATTAGAAAGTGCAAGATAGAATCTCACCTTTTGATCCTAGGGAAAATTCAGCctcgtcaaaattttttgaaaaaaatgtctTCCGCTTTTTCGAGTTTATTTACGTCGGCGCGTTTTCCTGAGGCCGACGCATCAGAGCTAGGCGAAAACAGAGTATACTGCCTTGTTGATAACACACTCTCGGGTACAGTCAGCGATGATCCTACCATCAAAGATAttaaagagaaaggaaagcaGATGGCAGTAATGTATTGGACCAGTCAACCACCGATTCCTTTGCTATGGCTTACTCTGATGAGAGTTCTTGCGTCTTTTCGCCAGCGAACCGGCCGCCCAATCATGCGTTTGTCAGAAATTTATAGTCTGGAAAGTCGTTTAGCAGATACTCACCGGAAACTGTTTCTTCCCGACGATACAATCGACGCAGCAATAGCGTATCTGAATAGTTGCAATGCCGTGCTTCACTTTTCTGACGTTCCGGAGCTTCGAAACATCGTCTTTACCGATCCGCAGTGGCTGTACGACGTCATGGCAATTTTTGTTACGCCTCCAGATTGCGTTTCGCTTCGCAATCGGCACATGCACGAACCCATGCGTGCCGTCTACGAAACAGGCGTCATGGTTTGGAGTCTTGCTAGTCACATTCTCAGAGAGAAGGCGCgaatcaaagaagaagacgtgcCAGTTATGCTAAACGTGCTTCATCTTTTTGACATCATTTGTCCtgatgacgaagacatcGTAAGGCCTGGAATGGATTTCTTCGTTCCGTGTCTTCTTACTGACTATAAGGAACAACTAGATTCTATTGTCCCCGTGTCTCCGGCCCTGTCATCTCCACCGTcccttctctttcgttcaACTAACGTTCCTGTTGTTCCCGAATCGCTCTTCCTCCGCCTGGTTTCTCGATGCGTGAAGCATTTTCGATACGCGCACAATTCGCCAATTCTGAAACGGAACCgatgtctcttctttcttgaaGATCGACTCAAATTGGAACTTCGCTACGAACAAGACGGTTTCCTAATAGCCGTCACTCTAACATCGGTGGCAAAACAAGCGTCGGTACAAAGCAAGGCTTACAGCAAGCACTGCCTGAGAATTCGTCAATTCATCACGACCCAACTGGACGAAGCGAAAAAACGCGGAATGATAGGACTTCGTCTGAAATTGTACGTTCAGTATTCAGACAAAGACGCCGTTGACGCTTTGAAAGAGGATGACATGATACCTCTCACTGAATATCGTCCAAAGTTAGGACAATGTTTGACAACGCACTCTGACAGGCCTATAGATGATTCTGACTTGTTTGGACTGCATCATTGGTACACCACTGCGACTGTTGAAGTAGCTGATGAAACAGAGAGCGGATCCATTGGTGGTGCAATGACCAATTTGAAAGGATTTACTTGGCCAAATCTGGAAGATGACTCTATGTTTTTGTCGGTCGCCTCTTGTATTGCCGAAGCGGGCAGAGGTAAATGGAGAACAGTGGGAATTTATCTCGGAATGCACAGGGAAGTAAAAGATACAAAGTTTTCGGTTATGAGCGATGATAAAGAGAGAATGCTCGTTCTGTTGCACGACTGGAGAGACAAAGAGGGCCCAAGAGCGCCGGCATCATTGATAAGAAAAGCCTGCGATGGCGCTGACATTTTGCATGACGTGGAACACCTGCTATTGAAGAAGCAGTCAGACCAGCAATCAGCCTAG